Genomic DNA from Setaria italica strain Yugu1 chromosome V, Setaria_italica_v2.0, whole genome shotgun sequence:
TAAGAGTGATAACTCATGTGTGCTGGAGAAAATGCTTTGCAGATAGTGCACGCAAAGATTGTGTCGACACCAGATAGCATCGATTTATATCATAGCTGTAGTATTTTCATGGAAAAGGCAACACCAGTTTGTCATAACATTGTTGTTTGGCTATGTTGTGGCCTCTATAATGTTCAGTTTTGATTTTTAATGGTGCAGGCATGTGCTTTGTACAACAACTGGTGGCCCATGTTAGCAGGTTATTGTTAATTTGTTAGCCTCCTCAGTCATGAGAAAGTTGTTAGTTGCCTCCTCGGTCGTGAGGAAATCATCATAGTATTTCTACTGACATTGTTACATTCTTATGCAGCTCTCATGTATGTCCTCGTACCAATGCCATGCCTGTTTTTCGGTGGTGGATCCACACACTTCTTGACAAGCAGAGAAGGCGGGGGGTAAGTTCTAATATTTAAGGGAAAATTGGTTCCATAGCATCGGAAGAACATCGTTTCCGGAAAATACCATTAGAAGATCGCCGTTCCGTAAAATACCATCGAAAGAATGAGCCGCTACCTCAAAATAGCATTCCGTCACGTTAGCAGCTAACACCGTGAAGCCGTCCATCCAAGGCCCACAAGACAGCCTGAcacctgcttcttcttcctccgtccGCACGCTCGCCTTGCTCTGGCTCTTTGCTCTTCTTCCCCTTCACgtctgctctctctctctctctctctctctctctctctctctctctcatcccgTCCCTGAGCACATTCCATCACTAGCAAGCTGGAAGCGCTGCCCCAGGATGGACGCCTAGTCTAACCCGTCGAGCGGGAACCCGTCCATCTCCCTCCCGACTCCCTGTGATCCGCCGCAGCGCATCACACGCATGATCCGTTTTGTGTGCAATTGTGCAGGCGTAATTAAAAATTACAGCTAGCTAGCTGTCCTGCTCCTGCAGCTGCGTCCATGCTCTGTGTCTGCACTCCAACGAGCTTGCGAGCCTTTGCATGCATATATACGACGGAGCAGGCCAGCAGTAGTGGCAGGGAATCAAAGCAGGCTAGGTagctgctgcttgcttgcttccgGTCAATCCATCCATCTGACGTCGGTCGGATCAGGCTCAGCGGCAGCAGAACTGCAGCCTGGCTCGTCGGTGCTCAGTCTCGTGCCGTGGAGGAGCGAGCAGAGCAGTAGTCTGTGCTTTGGCGCATCACTGCGCCGTTGGACGGAAAATTAACGGAGTTGGATGCCAAACTTGATCGAATGCTTTTTTAAGGTAACGGTCCATTCTTTGGATGGTATTTTAGGTGAGGATGATCTTTCGATGGTATTTTTCGGAAATGATGTTCTTTCGATGCTATGAAACCAATTTTCCCAATATTTAATGCCGTTGGTTGTTTTTGGAAATATACCGTACACCATGTATGTGTACAATTAAACAGATTTATTGGCTAGTGAGAGAAAATTACTTAGGATACTCAAATAGTTTTATTTCATTCAAGTGTTATCATAGTGATATTAATAACTGAGAGGCATTAACATTTCAGGTGGATTAATGCTGCAAAATTCCTGACTGGTGCGTCTGCCATGGGAAGCCTTGCCATCCCAGCTATTCTGAGGCACGCTGGCCTAATCGAGACTGGTGCCATGTTCATTGAGTTCACGTCCTTCTTCATCCTTGTATGCACAGTGATGTGCTTCCACAGGGCTACCCTAGATGAAGATTGGTAAATGCGCATGCACGGACCCCTTAAGAATAGTGATTCTGTGGCCGCTTGACGGCTTCTCTCCATGCTGAGCAGAAAAATTCCTGTTGGAAGCTAACATGGATCTGTACAAAGAAGCCAATTTGAACCTCTTGGCTGATGTTTTATATAGAAACTCTTAAGATCTGTGGTCACGTGTCGATGCATATGTTACTACGTTCACTTGACATCGCGGTGGCATGTTCTATGGTGAAGGAACCATCTGTGTAAAGCATGACCAAGAGTACGGACACCCTACTTCTTTGGTTGGCTGCCACATTGCGTTAACATATTATCCAATGGAACCTAATGCCAACATCTGTTTGATTCTGAAGTGCTGAAATCTCTTTGCTTTTGTTGAAAGCAAGCTAGTATTGATCGAACTTAGTTATTCCAAGAATAGATAGCTCCCGTTTTCTGATACATGTACGCTATAGGCCGAGACTTGTACTGGTCAATGCTGAAGGGAGCTTGGTTATGTAAAAAAGCAGTTTAACCTTCAAGGTGAATTACGGAATGCAGACTCTGTGTCCGCTTGCTTCTCTCCATGCTGAGCAGAAGATCTGCGGTCACGTGGCGATGCAGATGTTACTTCGTTCGCTTGCATCGAAGTCGCATGTTCAATCAATTTTTTGGCCACTAGGGTTTTTTTAATTATAAGTATAATTATGTCTAAGAATTAAACATCAAGGACAGTTTGGCCGAGTGGTCTAAGGCGCCAGATTTAGGCTCTGGTCCGAAAGggcgtgggttcaaatcccacagctgtcaatcttttttttttgttttagcaAACACAGAATATTTTTCGCTCCTCTTTTTTTTAGGGATAACATATATTTACGTGGTGATAATTTATCTTTGTTTTTTCCCCTATATTGATCGTTTTATATATTTCCAAGCTAATATTCATATTGTCGTAGACTCGTAGTGGTAGCTACTAGCAGCACGGATGTGGGGCCAGTGATCCCCTTGGCATCCATCATCGTCTTCACGCCGACATGGACATCAACAGCGACATTACCTCACCTCACTAGCATTTCAGTTCCCTCTGCACTACACAGCGAAGCAGATACCAGCATTCAGTCTCAATCAAAGCGACTGCATTTTCAGTGGTTCAGCCAGACAGAAATGCTAGGTGCAGTTCGCCACACAGCTGGCTCATGCATACAACAAAACAAACACAGGGTTGGTCTTCCCTTGATCAATCGTTGGTCACCATTTGACATGGTCCGGACTTTCCATTTTGAGCCTTGGTTCGCGTGCAGATTCAGATTAACTTGAGCATGTTTAGTACTGCTGTTTCCTCAACGCGTGATATTGCTACAAAGCAAGGTTCTGGGTGCAAAGTGGTCAGCACAGGCAGTGGTCTGCTGTATTGCTCTGAATATTCTGAGACCCTCTTTGAACCAACCTAAGCAACTGTTTGTTTTACTTTTCTATTACTGGTCACCTCGTCAAGTTGAGAGTTAACAAAGTCATCATCTCATCTAATCTAGCATCcccatcctccctctctccctctccaccacctcctcctccatggcccTCGTGCTCCGCCCCTGGgcctttcttcttttccttgtaCTGGTCTCCTATGATGAATCTGGTCTTCAGAGCAGAAGGAATGGAGTCGCACAAGCCACGCAGAGGGTCTTCCTGTATCCGCAGTCTCCAAAGGTCTCCTCAATTGTGAGCACCAAGTACAGGACTGCCTACCACTTCCAGCCTCCCAAGAACTGGATCAACGGTATGAGCTTTGTGCTCTTCTCTTCTCACTATTTTTTCGCCTGCCGTTGACTTTCTTGCAACCTCAGAGCCAAACATGGTTTCCTGGCAATGAAAAACTGTCGACACACAAAAGTCGACAACTGTCCATTTTCTTCTTGTTTCGGGACCTTTTCATGGTTCAAGAAAACCGCTGATCTAGTTTTGCCCAACTGGAGGGagcttccttttctttcaaGGGGAAAAAACACATCATCAGGAGGAGTTAAACGTAGCAAGTAGGTGACCTTAATTTTTGTATGTTCATGATATCAGAGGGGAAGGGTAGGTGGGCAACTCAATACTTGTGCAGTGCTGTTGCTGAATGCTGCCTGCAGGACAGGTGCTCACATTTATGGCACTGCAGCTACATTTTCAGTAATTTCGTAATATAGTGATAGCCTTGCCCAAATCGAAGCTGTTCGTTGATGAAAATTTTACATCCTATTACCGTATTTTGAAGGAAAAGCATTTCAGTTCTCACCAATATGTATGCCGTACCCATCTCGGCTCATCTCTAGATGATTTATTAGACTTGCTCCACTGGTACTACTGCCTGGAAGTATTCAGTTAGGCGATGCAACCGAAAGTATGTGCCCGGAATATTAGAGACATCATCTGTTATCCTTGGTCAACGAAAGAAGTTTTAGCAGCTTCTGAACCCTGGCATCTTTGCTCTTGCTTGTACTGTCTTACATATTAATAATGCAGTTGTCACAAGTCTTTTGATATCATCTTTCTTTTGTGTCCTTCAAAAATTCTGATGAATCGGGGCGATCTTTTCAAACCTTTGACAATTCAAAAGATCCAAATGGTATGTATCTCTCTTACACAAAATACTTGCATGCAAAAACGTAGAATAAGCTGAAACATTCCTCAACTAATGCTCCCTTCATTTCTAGGACCAATGTACTACAATGGTATCTATCACCAATTCTACCAGTACAATCCAAACGGTTCACTCTGGGGTAACATAGTTTGGGGCCACTCGGTCTCAACAGATCTCATCAACTGGATCCGGCTTGAGCCAGCAATAGAACGGACAATTCCGAGCGACATAAACGGTTGCTGGACTGGTTCAGCCACAATCCTGAAGGGCAATCGGCCTGCCATCATATACACAGGTGCTGACACAGAGAAGCGTCAAGTCCAAAACATTGTGTTTCCAAAGAACGTGTCTGATCCATACCTGAGGGAATGGATCAAACCAGACAACAACCCATTGATCCAACCGATCGGACAAGGATTAAACTCAGGCCAGTTCAGAGATCCAACAACCGGTTGGATTGGACCAGATGGACTGTGGAGAATAGCAGTTGGGGCTGAGCTGAACGGCTACAGTGCAGCACTTTTGTACAAGAGTGAGGATTTTGTGAACTGGACTAGAGTTGATCACTCACTATACTCTTCCAATGCCTCTACCATGTGGGAATGCCCAGATTTCTTTGCAGTATTACCTGGAAACAACAGTGGATTGGACTTGTCCGCAGCTATCCCGAATGGCGCTAAGCATGTTCTCAAAATGAGCCTGGATAACTGTGACAAGTATATGGTTGGTGTTTATGATCTCAAAAGTGATACCTTTGTCCCAGATACCATACTTGATGACCGAAGATTGTGGTCAAGGATTGACTATGGAAATTACTATGCTTCGAAATCGTTCTTTGATTCGAAGAGGGGTAGGAGGATTATATGGGGTTGGACCAATGAGACAGATAGTTCGTTAGATGATGTTGCCAAAGGTTGGGCAGGAATCCATGTAAGCAAATCTGCCTCCAACTGCATCACCTATTTTCTGTTGAATTAGTGACAGTTGCTTTAACACATCTATACCGGTGTAACTATGTGCActcgttttctttttcaaatataGGCAATCCCCAGGACTATATGGTTAGATAGCAACAGTAAGCAATTGCTGCAATGGCCAGTTGAAGAGGTCGAGTCACTACGAAGTGAAGAAGTCAGCCACCAAGGCTTGGAGCTCAAGCAGGGGGATCTGTTTGATATTAAGGGAATTGATACTTTACAGGCTAGTTTCTCCTGCACACACTTGCTTACTTAACCTTCCAAGCTCCAAATAACCCTCTTTTTACTTCAACTAGATGCCACAACAGTTGAATCTATAACTGTGGTATTTAGTATTTACTATACACAGACTTAGGTTTTGCCATTTTGGTATGTCTTACATAGCAGCTGTAGCTGATCTGGCACATGATTTTCTCAAAACAGGCAGATGTGGAGATAGATTTTGAGCTTACGTCCATAGATAGTGCTGATCCTTTTGATCCTTCCTGGCTTTTGGACATCGAGAAGCATTGTCGGGAAGCAGATGCATCGGTTCATGGTGGTGTGGGCCCATTTGGACTTGTGGTTCTTGCATCTGATAACATGGAAGAGCACACTTCTGTGCACTTCAGAGTTTACAAATCACAGGAGAAGTACATGGTTCTTATGTGCTCTGATCTGAGAAAGTTAGTACACACGTTTCATCTTTTATTTTCAGTTTTCGCTAAATTTTTCAGGCACATTGATATTTGTAAAAACTTCATGTCGTTGTTTGCACCAATTAATTTCCTTGATCTGTGCAGATCGTCCTTGAGACCAGAGCTGTACACACCAGCTTATGGAGGCTTCTTCGAATTCGACCTCGAGAAGGAAAGCACAATATCTTTGAGAACTTTGGTGAGTCGGGGAGCTCTGCCTCCACTTTTCTTCATGTAAGAAATGAAATGGATGAATTATAGCAGCAATACCGGTGCACTCCCTGCAGATTGATCGCTCTGCGGTGGAGAGCTTTGGTGGCGGTGGCAGGCTCTGCATCATGGCCAGGGTTTACCCAGTTACACTCATCAACGGCGGCACTCGGATGTATGCGTTCAACAATGGAACTAGCACCGTCAAAGTGCCTCAGCTGAAGGCATGGAGCATGAGGAGAGCACAAGTGAATGTGAAGAAGGGATAAGAAAGTTATTATACATCATTTAGCAATAACGAAGCTTTCTGACCACTGGATGAATGCATGAGTTGCTTCAAGGCATCATGCTTTCCTACTTGCCAGCTCATTCTTAGGTACCTGGAAAGAGGGGGAACAAAATACAAAACAACATATGACTGACCTCAGATTATGTAATTCATTTactagaaagaaaaggaaacagaGATTATTATTGAGTGTTGGTTAGAAGAACAAAGAACTCCATTGTTTAAGTGTGGAAATATTCCATCGACAATTATTATAACGTTCCAGTACCGGTGAAGGGCTACATCATTATTCTTCAGATCTTGCATAAAGTTGTCAGTGGATGTAGCTTAAGAAAAGCAAaacgaaaaaaaataaaaagaaaagaaaacgagaGAAAACAGCGCAGGGCCCATCCGGGTTCGAACCGGAGACCTCTTGATCTGCAGTCAAATGCTCTACCACTGAGCTATGGACCCTGTACGAATAAATTTTCCAAGAAAGTTTTATGACACCCTAAAGCTGCACGAACAACGTGCAAATAATAATGCTTTGTCATACCGGCTAATAaactgctactgctgctgcatgGATCAAAATTTGTTCGATACTCGTTGTCTACAAACAATGTGTGATTCAATCGTCCCCCAAATATCGGTTCTACGCAAAGGCAATTACTGCGGGCGGAGGGCCATACATTGCTCAAACACGCCTTTGCAATTTGCAAAATGGGAATCGACAGTGGAGTTCTAAATTTGACTTCAGCCGATATATTGATGTACGTGCGAGCCAAATAGAAAGTACCAGTGACGAAACAGGTGAATCACAGAATCCAACTAAAACACTCAAACCATCGACAAAGCTAATTCTGCCTCAGGAATCGTCTCTCATACACCCATGTTTAGAGTATTTGGCATACAGAGTAGACAGCAACGTAGCAAAAGTCGTCCAACTCATTTTGGGTTCCTGAGAACGATGATGACTGAATCCCCACGGAGGAACATCTTGCTTATGAATCTGTCTTTGTTCACCGGAAGAGCCTTCTTCTTGCCTTTACCCGTCTTTGGTACCTGTAACAGGAGCAACAGATGTTAATGAACACATCAACACAAGAGACTGAAACGATACAACAGCTAGGATAACGTGTCATATACCTCAGTCCACATCTCCCTAACATTCTCAAGAACCATGTTGCAATGCCGATCAAATGCCCTCACACGACCAAGTAACTTCTTGTTGTTCCGGCAGTTGATAAGAACCTAAGATGTAAGGGAGGACAAATGATCAGAATAAAGAGCAGTTGAACAATTATACCTGCAGTCAGAACTAAGCAATTTAGCATAAAGTGCTTAAATGCGATACATCAGACAGACCATAATATAGCAGCTGGATAACTAGATACAGCTAGCACAAGCCTACTAACAATGTCCAGGGTTAAAATGCAGGGTTCAGATCTAGTGACTTAAAATGTCACATGGGACACTGAGACTTGCTAGACTGGAAGCTGGCAG
This window encodes:
- the LOC101786365 gene encoding vacuolar protein sorting-associated protein 55 homolog, producing MFSTSILLQILACALYNNWWPMLAALMYVLVPMPCLFFGGGSTHFLTSREGGGWINAAKFLTGASAMGSLAIPAILRHAGLIETGAMFIEFTSFFILVCTVMCFHRATLDEDW
- the LOC101753289 gene encoding small nuclear ribonucleoprotein Sm D2 — protein: MAEEANGKKEEEEFSTGPLSVLMMSVKNNTQVLINCRNNKKLLGRVRAFDRHCNMVLENVREMWTEVPKTGKGKKKALPVNKDRFISKMFLRGDSVIIVLRNPK
- the LOC101752881 gene encoding beta-fructofuranosidase, insoluble isoenzyme 4, which produces MALVLRPWAFLLFLVLVSYDESGLQSRRNGVAQATQRVFLYPQSPKVSSIVSTKYRTAYHFQPPKNWINDPNGPMYYNGIYHQFYQYNPNGSLWGNIVWGHSVSTDLINWIRLEPAIERTIPSDINGCWTGSATILKGNRPAIIYTGADTEKRQVQNIVFPKNVSDPYLREWIKPDNNPLIQPIGQGLNSGQFRDPTTGWIGPDGLWRIAVGAELNGYSAALLYKSEDFVNWTRVDHSLYSSNASTMWECPDFFAVLPGNNSGLDLSAAIPNGAKHVLKMSLDNCDKYMVGVYDLKSDTFVPDTILDDRRLWSRIDYGNYYASKSFFDSKRGRRIIWGWTNETDSSLDDVAKGWAGIHAIPRTIWLDSNSKQLLQWPVEEVESLRSEEVSHQGLELKQGDLFDIKGIDTLQADVEIDFELTSIDSADPFDPSWLLDIEKHCREADASVHGGVGPFGLVVLASDNMEEHTSVHFRVYKSQEKYMVLMCSDLRKSSLRPELYTPAYGGFFEFDLEKESTISLRTLIDRSAVESFGGGGRLCIMARVYPVTLINGGTRMYAFNNGTSTVKVPQLKAWSMRRAQVNVKKG